In Hyphomicrobiales bacterium, the sequence CGAGCGATCCAGCTCGCCAGCGATGACGGCGATGTCCCCGCCGGTCGCCGCCGCGAGCGCCGGTCCAACCCGATTTACCCAGGCAATCCAGCTATCCCGTTCCATGCGGGCGCGGCTCTCGACGACGCGCAGCGCCACACGGCGGTCGATGAGGTTGCCGGCTAGCTTGGCGGCCTTCAGCTCGGCGGTCACCGCATCCGCTGCATCGCGTCTGGCGCGAGAGCTGCCCGCCGGCGCGGAAGCTCCGCTGCCAGGCAGGATGGCACGCCGGCGGGCGGGGTCGGTATTCGCCTCGACCCAGGCGACGCCCTCCTTGACCGCGATCGTGCCGTTCGGTTGAACCGGCAACCCGGCTTCGATCAACTGGGACACACGGCCGGGCGTCACGCCGATCATCTCGGCAAAGCCCTTCTTCGAAACAGCCGGAGCCGGAGCGGGGACGAAGTCAGCGAACAATCCGTTCTGCGTTGGGTGCATGGCTAGGACCGTCCTTAAGTCCGGACTTTAGCGTCTAAAACGCCAGTCACTAGCAAACCCTCGCGGCCCGCCTGTCCCGCTAAATTGGCCGGAACAGGGACCCGTGACCGCGCAACAATGTTGCGCGACACGACCCGCAGCTCGTTGGCGATCTCCGACCGCTCGATGAAGAAGGCTTCCGGGTCGCGATGCGACACGCTCAGCCGCTCGACCTTGGCCGCCAACTGCGCCAGCCTTCCAGCCGGTTCCACTGCCACACCGTCCGACCGCTCCTGCCCCACCCTTACGGCCCCCCTAAAGGGGGGCCTATAGGGGGGTGGGGCAAGCTCGGTTTGCCCCGATGCCACACCCTGCCGCGCCCCACCCTTGAAGGTGGGGCAATATGCTTCCTTCATGGTCCCTCTCCTGGCTCGACAAAGTCCCTCATCATCCGCTTTGCATCCTGCCGCTTGACGACCTTCAGCCATCGCTCCGCGATCCATTTCAGGACGAGCAGCTTCATGGCGCTTCGGACGGATTTCTCCTCGATGTCCTGGCCCAGCGCCTCCGCGATCGCGTGCCCGACCCAGTTCTTTGCCTGCTGGTCGAGGCGCCATTCGCCCTGCGCAATGCGAGCCAGGGCTGCGCGAACGTCATCAACAGTCATCTCCTCGTTTGGGTCAGGCCATCTCCACGGCGTGACGACCGCAACCTCGTCGCCGCGGCCTTCGTCGCCCCCGTTGTCGAGCGGTACGCCGATCAGCTTGAACCACCTCGCCCCTTCTGCGGGCGGCGCTAGGTTGGCCTTCACGTCGTCAATGCGGACATGGGAGCGCGGCTGCTCAACCTTGGCCTTCTCCGCGTCTTCCTTTGACATCTGATTGAGCGTGCGGGCGCTGCGCACCGCGGCGAGCAGGGCGCTGGCACCTCGTGCATCGTCCGCCGTCACATCGCCGCTTCCGCCTACGCCCATTTTGCGGGCGTGGTGGACGAATTCGATGGCGCAGCTCGTCTCGTCCGCGATTTGCGCCCAGCGCTTGCAGATAGCTGCGATATGTCCGTTG encodes:
- a CDS encoding conserved hypothetical protein (Evidence 4 : Unknown function but conserved in other organisms), which codes for MHPTQNGLFADFVPAPAPAVSKKGFAEMIGVTPGRVSQLIEAGLPVQPNGTIAVKEGVAWVEANTDPARRRAILPGSGASAPAGSSRARRDAADAVTAELKAAKLAGNLIDRRVALRVVESRARMERDSWIAWVNRVGPALAAATGGDIAVIAGELDRSVREHLASLAEIKIERLEA
- a CDS encoding conserved hypothetical protein (Evidence 4 : Unknown function but conserved in other organisms), with the translated sequence MKEAYCPTFKGGARQGVASGQTELAPPPYRPPFRGAVRVGQERSDGVAVEPAGRLAQLAAKVERLSVSHRDPEAFFIERSEIANELRVVSRNIVARSRVPVPANLAGQAGREGLLVTGVLDAKVRT
- a CDS encoding conserved hypothetical protein (Evidence 4 : Unknown function but conserved in other organisms), translating into MSDADVADAPMSAEQLRAIIFGAECEVAKNAHKPIADDDFQIGPPVVDEPPKRKPIMATPFKWIAPSAIPPRRFLYGTHITRKYLSATISPGGVGKSSLALTEALAMASGRALLGIEPPAPLNVWYWNGEDPIDETQRRIAAICKHYLIPPADFEGRLFIDTGRETEISIAKGSPRGLTLNDATKQELIETIHEHGIDVVIIDPFVSSHEASENDNGHIAAICKRWAQIADETSCAIEFVHHARKMGVGGSGDVTADDARGASALLAAVRSARTLNQMSKEDAEKAKVEQPRSHVRIDDVKANLAPPAEGARWFKLIGVPLDNGGDEGRGDEVAVVTPWRWPDPNEEMTVDDVRAALARIAQGEWRLDQQAKNWVGHAIAEALGQDIEEKSVRSAMKLLVLKWIAERWLKVVKRQDAKRMMRDFVEPGEGP